In the genome of Thermosphaera aggregans DSM 11486, one region contains:
- a CDS encoding SLC13 family permease: protein MDLGFQQIIGATLVALIILPLVARTRLLRIPIWSFMAFASFISVLTGLVSWDELGVIIDLNVILFLIGMFSIVGLAESSGLLEYISYAFISRFRSRYGLILGSSILYGLLAAFTVNDTVALMGPSIAYTVSRVAGLPLSFSFILLAFSLTIGSVMTPIGNPQNMLISINSGLQAPFPVFMYYLTIPTMINLVVTPLVLIKIYGIRNESVVLTSIPSEHLKSRRDAMLALIGLVVAVIALVLNDFLALYGLPHISGKGFIPFIIAAGIYVFTTSPRDSLLKVDWGTIMFFITMFITTEGIWRSGIIQPVLDFFSMGGCGSNLSVVSITLSSLLISQVLSNVPFVNLYIGYLKTIGCTGSNIPEWLTLASMSTIAGNLMPLGAASNIIIMEYLESKYRTTLSFKEFVKAGAFVTLVNTLIYYPFLLLISL from the coding sequence ATGGATTTAGGGTTCCAACAGATAATAGGTGCCACACTAGTAGCACTGATAATTCTACCCTTAGTCGCAAGGACGAGACTTCTCAGAATCCCTATTTGGAGCTTCATGGCTTTCGCATCATTCATTAGTGTTTTAACAGGACTTGTCTCATGGGATGAGCTCGGGGTTATAATCGACTTAAACGTTATTCTATTCCTCATCGGAATGTTCAGTATAGTCGGGCTGGCAGAGTCCTCAGGGCTCCTAGAATACATTTCCTACGCTTTCATCTCTAGGTTTAGAAGCCGGTATGGTCTAATCCTTGGCTCTTCAATTCTCTATGGATTACTAGCAGCTTTCACCGTTAACGATACTGTTGCATTAATGGGGCCCTCTATCGCATACACGGTTTCACGGGTTGCAGGATTACCGCTCTCCTTTTCGTTCATACTGCTCGCTTTCTCTTTAACAATAGGCTCGGTAATGACGCCTATAGGGAATCCTCAGAACATGTTGATAAGCATTAATAGTGGACTCCAAGCCCCTTTCCCAGTCTTCATGTACTACCTAACTATTCCAACAATGATAAACCTTGTAGTAACTCCCCTAGTATTGATTAAGATTTACGGTATTAGAAACGAGAGTGTTGTACTAACGTCAATCCCTTCAGAGCATTTAAAATCTAGAAGAGACGCCATGCTAGCCCTTATAGGTCTTGTCGTAGCAGTCATCGCGCTCGTTCTCAACGATTTCCTAGCCTTGTATGGACTCCCGCACATTAGCGGGAAAGGCTTCATTCCGTTCATTATTGCCGCGGGAATCTACGTCTTCACTACAAGCCCCCGGGACTCGCTTCTAAAAGTTGACTGGGGTACTATAATGTTCTTCATAACCATGTTCATTACGACCGAGGGTATTTGGAGGAGCGGTATTATTCAACCAGTCCTAGACTTTTTCTCCATGGGGGGTTGCGGCTCTAATTTATCAGTAGTCTCGATAACTCTTTCATCATTACTGATAAGCCAAGTCCTCAGCAACGTGCCCTTCGTAAACTTGTATATCGGTTATTTGAAAACCATTGGCTGCACTGGGAGCAATATTCCTGAATGGCTCACTCTCGCATCAATGTCAACTATTGCTGGAAATCTGATGCCGCTGGGCGCAGCATCTAATATAATCATCATGGAATATCTTGAGTCGAAATATAGGACAACCCTGTCTTTCAAGGAGTTCGTCAAAGCCGGGGCTTTTGTAACGTTGGTAAACACCTTAATATATTATCCTTTCTTACTACTGATCAGCCTTTGA
- a CDS encoding thioesterase family protein, with translation MSFQIPVGEVCEEEFKVLDVHAAKHVGSGDVSVLSTPSMIGFMESVALKCLQKHLPEDYTSVGVLVNVKHLNPAPLNSIVKVKASIINVEGRKVVFNVQATYKDMVIGEGVHERFIVNRKKFADKILEITSK, from the coding sequence ATGAGCTTCCAAATACCTGTTGGAGAAGTGTGCGAGGAAGAGTTTAAAGTTCTTGATGTTCACGCGGCGAAACACGTTGGAAGCGGGGACGTATCCGTTCTTTCAACACCAAGCATGATCGGGTTCATGGAGAGTGTGGCTTTAAAATGTCTCCAGAAACACCTCCCCGAAGACTATACGAGCGTTGGGGTTCTCGTTAACGTTAAACACTTGAATCCAGCCCCATTGAACTCTATAGTGAAAGTGAAGGCTTCGATCATTAATGTTGAGGGAAGAAAGGTAGTGTTTAACGTTCAAGCAACATACAAGGATATGGTCATCGGTGAAGGAGTGCATGAAAGATTCATAGTTAACCGGAAAAAATTCGCTGACAAAATATTAGAGATAACATCCAAGTAG